AttgttattaacatatttaacgtatatattatatataaaaattgtgatatttatttgttatagatatgcatttaaagttaataaatttaattgtataacttatttatttattataataacattagAAATTATGTAAtgaaattaacatattttatttattaatatttttgttttattaatatatttaacattaaatgtttaaaattagctaacaacaatataaaattgtatatattgtaattatatttatgctTAAGGTATGTTATAaaattattctatttattaatataaatggaatatattcatataatttacattatattatatactatttatatataGAATATACTATTTATCATTAATATGTTGTTAAACGTGTTTAATAAAGTGTAACTATCTATAATatgatgtaatttattttattaatattcaaatattttatgatcattttattttattcatatttttattactatattagtttattatagcatacaatataaaatatgatgtattttaatattatttatatatgtacttAATGctaatttttaaagtgtatatTTATACACTTCTTACACGTGTTGTATAGTGTTAACAGATTCGTTTAATATTATAGTGTAACAGTATAtaatgtgatgtgtgtgtgaatattatagtattttattatatttctcaatatatttatttgtttttatattatacatacattaatatatatatacattggggcaaaaaagtagccccactgtgtgtgtttgtatataaaatatatatatatatatatatataagttattgtcatatgttcatatttttatatatttaaatattacattttgtaaatttatttgtaGCTTAAAATGCCCAACTGTCATCCCGCGGTGGTttgaaatgaaagttaatgTAATGGTCTGTTTGACAGGTCCCAGGACAGTGTGGCCAGATGAGACCATGGGTCCGTTTGGGCCTCAGGATCAGCGCTTCCAGTTGCCAGGTAATGTGGGTTTCGACTGTCACCTGAAGGGTACCGTTTTACAGATCAACGGGCCGGTTCACAGGACGGTCCCGGACGTTTTAACCGCCCCATCCACCACAGAGAGACACGAGTTCATCCTCGCTCAGTTCGTTAATGAGTATCAGGTAAAAATCTGCTCCGAGGTTCTTCAGTTGTGTTGTTGATTCTTCCAGTGAGCgaggtgttttgtttgttcaGGGTAGAGAAGCATCTCTGATGGCGCAGAGAGTCAGTAAAGCTGAACACTATTTCAGTCAGTCAGATGTGGAGTGTTCCATGCATTCCTGCCCAGAGCTGCTGAAGAAAGGTACTGTATCTCATAGAACATGTCAAACCTCTTCACACTTACAGTTTTTGAATCGAATCGTTGTTGGTTTTGGGCAGAGTTGGAGCTGTTTTTCCCAGTGCTGCCTGAGAGCCCCATCACTGTCGTCACCGTAACACCGAAGAACCAGAAAACGGCCACAGAAGATCAGAACAGAGATCAACACGAACTACTAGATCATGTGAGTCTGACTGGAAATTCACtgacacattcatttttattatatattattaattgtttatacttaaattataaattatatgctAAATTATAACATTAATGCAGTTTGTTCATCAAGAAATCATCAATAattgcattattaaaaatgattatactgacagtaaatattttgtaaattactattttaaataattacttttattatattgctttgatacattttttattcaattgAATGTAATTGCATTACAATGAGGATcatcaataaatacaaacaaatacaaaagtatagttaccttatattagtaataaattattaaactgtatatttataaattatatatacattgtaatatattatattggatgatgcattttatttattcttatatttACATTGCTATATTATTAAATGGTATATTTATACTAATTGCATCATGatacttttatattgtatacattaaatttaatgatttaaagtatatacattaattatatatagtataaattgttataatatatattattataatctaTTGCATTGtgatacatatacatatatatacatacacagtcatggccaaaaatatcagcacccttgcaattctgtcagaaaatgcaacccttctctcagaaaattgttgcagttgcaaatgttttggttctcacatgtttttttttgtttgtttgcattggaagaacacaaaaaaactgagaagaaaagtcaaatctgatacaattccacagggaacccaaaaaatgcactgaacaaaattattggcacccttaacttaatatttagtAGCACCccatttggaaaaaataactgaaatcagtCGCTTCCTGTAACcgtgaatgagtttcttacatctctctactggaattttgcaaactgctccagttcattcagatttgaaggatgccgtctcccaactgctgttttgagatctctccacaggtgttctatgggattcagatctggactcttttcagaactctccagcgctttgtttgtaaccatttctgagtgttttttgaagtgtgtttcgggtcattgtcctgctggaagacccatgacctctggtggagacacagctttctgacactggccactacgtcatcagatttcatgatacagttcacacagtcaaggcatccagtggcagaagcagcaaagcaaccccaaaacatctttgaacctccaccgtgtttgactgtagggactgtgttcttttctttgaaggcctcatttctttttctgtaaacagtgccatgatgtcctttaccaaaaggctctacttttgtctcatctgtccacagttcgttctcccagaaggattgtggttttgtcacataagtgttggcaaactccagtcttgctttttatgcctttgtgtcagcagtggtgtcctcctgggtctcctaccatagcgtcccttttcattcagatggcgacggatagtgcgagctgacactgttgtaccctgtctgcagatcagcttgaatttgtttggaagttaatcggggttctttatgcaccattcgaacaatccttcgttgtaatttttcattaattttgctcttctgtccacgtccagggaggttagctacagtaCCATGGGCTGTAAAATCTCTTGATGATATTGtgcacagtggacacaggaacattaagatctctggagatggacttgtagccttgagattgcTCATctccacagacaactctttacacttctttcttttctccatgctcagtgtgacacaacacaaaggttgagtcaacttttctctGGTTGCAATTGTGATTTCTATATTGCTCACACCTGctacttgccacaggtgtgtctaaatacaaattacaggagcatcacatgcttgaaaagccattatttcttacaattttgataaggtgccaataattttgtcctgtccatttttgagttctgtgtgaaattttatcaagtttgacttttcttctgttttttttttaaaagttttttttgtgtgttgttgcagtgcaaacaataaaaataagcacgtgaataccaaaacatttgcaattggaacaattttctgacagagttgcaagggtgccgatatttttggccatgactgtatgtgtatatacactgCCACtcaaaaataacagttttctatcttaatatactttaaaatataatttatttctgtgatgcagcaccgaattttcagcatccttactccagtcttttttttttttttgaaaccaagatacattttttagggttttttgatgaatggaacggtgtttatttgaaataaatcttttgcaacatcaTAAATGACTTTTGTCACTTTCAgtgaatttaatgcatccttgcttaataaaacTATGAAGTATATAAGTGTTATTCAAACATCTGATTGcagtttgtcagtggtgctAAAGAAATCTGCTTTACGCTGTGGAGAGGAGGATACTGGGCCGATTTCATCAATCCACTGTCAGGAAAAGCTGTAAGTACCTTCATCTCAGTCCAAACAGATGAAACACTCATGTACATCAGTCCATAAATGACTTCAAATATGTACAACTTTATAAAAACCCCAGTGTTTTCCGTTGCAGTTTTTTGGCGAGGAGATGCCGGACTCTGTTCTACAGCAGAACGCTGAGCGTCACGCTGGCTTTCACATCGAGGACCTTGCGTCGTGTACGGTCATACGCCACGTCTTCAAGGGGATGTCCACGTTTGTCTTAACGCTCATCACTAACGCACCTTCCAACAGTCTGATAATGGAGAAACTTCAGGGACACTCCAGCGCCTCAGAGGACAGAGACTGATGGACGTTTGCAAACCTGCACAATATCTACCAAAATAACGTACTGTTTCTTATAGAAGAGATTTTTGAATACAAACTTGTTGGTTGTGATATTACAAAATGAGATTTTGAAAGCAGCTGCTGTTGTGAGCCGATTCAAAGAACACACACAgcaaaaatgctaatttattaaataaaaaaaatacaaacacttACAATATAATAAACGCGTTTAAATTCCGATGTGAATCCACATGGTGCTTTACAAAACATCAGCAGCCTTTGAGAGAACGTACCGTCGGTAAAACGTCGTCTAGAGTCGGGACGTCTGAAAGAGGAAACAACTCAACTAGTGCCACAATGTCTGACTAACAAGATTTTTTGGGTAAACAAATCATCTGTGCGTCATGATTTTAGTGCGCTAGAATACTATTGGATTAACTGTTCATTTCAGTTTGACTGATTCTTGTCTTGTTGAATGTGAATAAAGTTTGTTCTCACCCAGCGTTTGCAGAAGTTCCAGTATGAACGAGTGGAAAACCGGAAAGAATTCCTCATGTTCCTTCAGCTTTACGATGATACTGTGAAATACAAACACCAACTTTGTTCACTTGTGTTAAATCAGCAGCAGTTGCCAAATAAATGAAGGAGACTTTTTTGGTGTAAATTGATTCTGAAACCCACTCCTGCAACTTGACAGACAAAGCAATCACGCATTACcaaattgagtttttttttttttttaaataaaaaggtgAAACTGTTTACTTTTTTCTAAACCATTCTTTCATGAACTGAACCAATAAATAGGGCTGTTCGATTCTGAAATTTTTGGAATAGAGTCTGATTCCGATTCTGGAATCGATGGGTTTCAATTCCAAGAATCGATTCCTTACTGTTGTTTTAGTGTCTTTTCGATTCTTGTTTTTTTAGATTGAAGGAACCTAATCTCGCCCTGACTGCTGGATATACAGGTCGTAGAAAGTATCCCTCTCATAAtatgaagctttatttgtatatgtatatataaaaataaaataaaaaagacgaTACATAAATTGCAATTTTGTATGCTTTGCCCTTGAAATTAGTCATAGCCCACAGCTCAGCAGGGACATACGTTTATTGCATGAATTGAACAAGAcatgaagtgtctaaaataaatgtgcacagttcagctgaatgatgAAGTCTACTTTGACTGTATGCTTTGCACATAATCAACAAATTGTACACAAACAAAATAACCAGAACATTAACAATAGTACGATATAGCTCgtggtttatctgtcaatcagatgcgCTCTCGGCCACTAATCTATGCTCGTGAtgttttcttttagaattatCTTTGGCTgatagaaatgttttattttagaagGAAGACCCTCGATcacgtaattttttttttaaactg
The sequence above is a segment of the Onychostoma macrolepis isolate SWU-2019 chromosome 22, ASM1243209v1, whole genome shotgun sequence genome. Coding sequences within it:
- the mmadhca gene encoding metabolism of cobalamin associated Da isoform X3, whose protein sequence is MASVLCRRVRQVSQSSVVHTLAQRIVAVRGFSAAGSSGSDEPYIAVPSQNSGPRTVWPDETMGPFGPQDQRFQLPGNVGFDCHLKGTVLQINGPVHRTVPDVLTAPSTTERHEFILAQFVNEYQGREASLMAQRVSKAEHYFSQSDVECSMHSCPELLKKELELFFPVLPESPITVVTVTPKNQKTATEDQNRDQHELLDHFVSGAKEICFTLWRGGYWADFINPLSGKACFPLQFFGEEMPDSVLQQNAERHAGFHIEDLASCTVIRHVFKGMSTFVLTLITNAPSNSLIMEKLQGHSSASEDRD
- the mmadhca gene encoding metabolism of cobalamin associated Da isoform X1 translates to MWSCAHIMASVLCRRVRQVSQSSVVHTLAQRIVAVRGFSAAGSSGSDEPYIAVPSQNSGPRTVWPDETMGPFGPQDQRFQLPGNVGFDCHLKGTVLQINGPVHRTVPDVLTAPSTTERHEFILAQFVNEYQGREASLMAQRVSKAEHYFSQSDVECSMHSCPELLKKELELFFPVLPESPITVVTVTPKNQKTATEDQNRDQHELLDHFVSGAKEICFTLWRGGYWADFINPLSGKACFPLQFFGEEMPDSVLQQNAERHAGFHIEDLASCTVIRHVFKGMSTFVLTLITNAPSNSLIMEKLQGHSSASEDRD
- the mmadhca gene encoding metabolism of cobalamin associated Da isoform X2 is translated as MWSCAHIMASVLCRRVRQVSQSSVVHTLAQRIVAVRGFSAAGSSGSDEPYIAVPSQNSGPRTVWPDETMGPFGPQDQRFQLPGNVGFDCHLKGTVLQINGPVHRTVPDVLTAPSTTERHEFILAQFVNEYQGREASLMAQRVSKAEHYFSQSDVECSMHSCPELLKKELELFFPVLPESPITVVTVTPKNQKTATEDQNRDQHELLDHFVSGAKEICFTLWRGGYWADFINPLSGKAFFGEEMPDSVLQQNAERHAGFHIEDLASCTVIRHVFKGMSTFVLTLITNAPSNSLIMEKLQGHSSASEDRD